GCGACGCTGCGTTCGATGCCGGCCAGGAGGGGGATCACCGTGTGGGCCGCAGCGGCCAGTGGCGATTCCACCTGGTTGACCAGGGCGACGACATGGGCGCCGGCTGCCGCCGCGGCGCGTGCGTGGCTGACCAGGTCCGGACTCTTGCCCGACTGGGAAATCGCCACGAACAGGGCGCCTTCCAGGCGTTGCGCCGCTTCATAGACCGAGCTGACCGAGGGCGATGCCGATGCGGTGGTGATGCCCAGCTCGGTTTCAAACAGGTACTTGGCAAACGTGGCGGCATGGTCGGAGCTGCCGCGCGCGCACGTGACGATAAAGCGCGGCGGCGCAGACCGCAGTCGCGCTCCGAGTGCCTCCACGGCGGCTGCGTTGCGCTGCAACTGGTCGGCGATGCGGTCGGCGGCTTCCTGCGCCTCGCGGAACATCAGGGTGTCTTCGGGCTGGGGCAGGCTCATGGCGATTCCGGCAGGGGAGGAGTCGATGGCTCAGCGATCGCGGGCGATCGCATCGTCACCGGTGAGCTCGGCGACGAAGTCGTAGGCGTCGCCGCGATACCAGGAACAGGTGAACTCGACCACGCGGCCATCGTCGAGAAAACTGCGCCGTTCGATCAGAAGGCCGGCGGCGCCGACCGCCACGCGCAGCTGTGCGGCCTGCTCGGCGTCGAAGTTCACCGCGCGCAGGCGCTGCAGCGCCCGCTGCGGGCGGCAGCCGTATTTGTCGAGGGTTTCATAGAGCGAAGCGGCGACCAGTTGCGGATCCGGCAGCATCGACTGCGGCACCGCGGTACGTTCAATCGCCAGGGGCTGGTCGCCGGCGTAGCGCAGGCGATAGATGCGGCACACCCGGGCCCCGGGCGACAGCGACAGTGCCATGGTCTCTTCCGGATTCGCTTCGCCCACGCTGCGTTCCAGAAACACCGAGCGGGGCCGCATGCCGCGGGCGCGCAGGTCGTCGCTGAAACTGGTGAGGCGCGAAAAGGATTTCACAATGCGGCCGGCGACGAAGGTGCCGGCGCCGTGCCGCTGGATCAGCACGCCATCATGAACCAGGGCGCTGATGGCGCGCCGCACCGTCACGCGCGACAGGCCGAGCAGTTCAGCCAGGTCACGTTCGCTCGGCAGTGCCGAGCCGGGATTGAGGTCGCCATCGCCGATCGCGCGCTCGATCAGGTGACGCACGCGTACCCAGGCCAGGTCACGCTGGCTGGTCGGTTCGTCGCTCAGGCGTTTCCAGGTGCTGAGGAGGTTCGGGCTCATGAGGCGACAATACCAGTCAGATACCACTGCGTAAAGTGGCGCGGTTGGGCGGCCCAGCTCGCAAGGCCGAGCCGTCCATCAACTCCGGAATTGCCCACTATTACGCGGGATTCTCGACTGCAATCGAATTCAGCCCGCGGTGGTTCCTGGGGTACTGGCTGATCTGGTATTTCAGTGGTATCGTCCGCGGACGCTTCGCAACGAGGTGGCCCGTGACAGTTCAGGCAACACCGGTCGAGCCCTTCGACCTCGTCATTTTCGGCGGTACCGGCGATCTCGCCGCGCGCAAGCTGCTGCCAGCCTTGTTCCATCGGTTCGTCGACGGCCAGATCGTGCCGGGCAGCCGGATCGTCGGCGTCGCACGGGATGCGTTATCGGACGAGGAATACCGGGAACGCGTCCGCGAGGCGATCGGCCGCAGCGCCGGCAGCGCGGCGACCGACCACGCAATAGACGCGTTCCTCCCCCTGGTCCACTACCGTCCGCTCGACGCGCGCCGCGATGCCGGCTGGGGCGAATTTGCCGACCTCCTGCGCAGCGACAGCCATCGGGTGAATGTGTATTACCTGGCGACCAGCCCGGAGATCTTCGTCGCCATCTGCGACCGTCTGCGCGACCATGGCCTGAATGAAGGCGCGGTGCGCGTGGTGGTGGAGAAACCGATCGGGCGTGACCTGTCTTCGGCGGCGGCGATCAACGACGCCGTCGGCCGCTGCTTCGCCGAGCACCAGATCTACCGCATCGACCATTACCTCGGCAAAGAGACCGTGCAGAACCTGGTCGCGCTGCGTTTTGGCAATGTACTGTTCGAGCCGTTGTGGAATGCCGAGAACATCGACAACGTCCAGATCACCGTCGCCGAATCGATCGGCGTGGAGTGGCGCGCGGCGTTCTACGATAACGCCGGCGCGCTGCGCGACATGGTCCAGAATCACCTCCTGCAGCTGCTGTGCCTGGTCGCGATGGAGCCGCCCTCGTCGCTGGCGCCCGACGCCGTGCGCGACGAAAAGCTCAAGGTGCTGCGATCGCTGCGTCGTATCGACGAAAGCAATGTCACGCAGGTTTCCGTGCGCGGCCAGTACCGGGCCGGTGCTGCCAATGGCGGCGCGGTGCCCGGGTACCTGGATGAGATCGGGCGCGGCGATTCGCGCACGGAGACCTTTGTCGCGCTGAAGGCCGAAGTGCAGAACTGGCGCTGGGCCGGCGTGCCCTTCTACCTGCGCACGGGCAAGCGGCTGGCCGAACGCGTCTCGGAGATCGTGATCACCTTCCGCGCGATTCCGCATTCGATCTTCGACACCGGCACCGGCCCGATCGCGCCGAACCGCCTGGTGCTGCGCCTGCAGCCCGACGAGGGCGTGAAGCTGTGGCTGATGAACAAATATCCCGGACCGGGCGGGTTGCGTCTGCGGCGGGTCGCGCTGGACATGAGTTTTGCGGCGGCCTTCGGTGTGCGCTACCCGGAAGCCTACGAACGCCTGCTGATGGACGTGGTGCGCGGCAATCCGACGCTCTTCATGCGCCGCGACGAGGTCGAGGCGGCCTGGGCCTGGACCGACCCGATCCTGCGCGCCTGGGATGCCCTGGGTGATGCACCCAAGTCCTACACCGCCGGGACCTGGGGGCCGAGTGCGGCGGTGGCCCTGATCGAACGCGACGGACGGAACTGGCATGAAGATGCCCACTGAAACACGCCTGGCACCCTTGCCGCAGCTCGCCCTCGCTGATACGGCGCTGATCGAACACGACTACGCCGACAGCCACTCGCTGGCCGACGAACTGGCGGCCGCGGTCGCCAATGACCTGAGCGATGCGATCGCCACCCGCGGGCGTGCGTTGCTGGGCCTTGCCGGCGGTACGACGCCGCGCCAGTTCCTGCTGCGCCTGGGCAACAAGCGGCTGGACTGGGCGAAGGTCGATGTCACGCTGGTGGACGAGCGCTGGGTCGCCGAGGACGATCCGCGTTCCAATACGCGCCTGCTGCAGGAAACCCTGTTCCAGGGCATGGCGCGTGCCGCGCGCTTCACCTCGCTCTACACGCCGCTGCTGCAGCCGGAAAATGCGGAAGACATCATCGCCGCGCGGATCCGCTCGCTCGCCTTGCCCTACGACGTGATCGTGCTCGGCATGGGCGCCGATGGCCACGTGGCGTCGTTGTTTCCCGGTGGTGACAACCTGGCGCGCGCGCTGGACCTGGGCAGCGATCGCCTCGTCACCGCCATGCGTGCGCCGGGCGCGTCGGAACCGCGCATGAGTCTCACCCTGTCCACGTTGCTTGCGGCCGACTCGCTGTATCTCCATATCGAGGGCCGGACCAAGCGCGAGGTGCTGGCCCAGGCGCTGGCGCCGGGCGCCCACGCGGCCCAGTGGCCGGTGCGCGGCCTGATGCAGCGACGTGGCGAGCCGGGACGCATCTACTGGTGCCCGTAGCGCACGGCAAGCGGAGGAACGGATGGCTTTGCACCCTGTCGTCGAACACGTCACGCGGCACATCGTCGAGCGCAGCCGCCCGACGCGCGAGCGCTACCTGGAGCGTATCGAAGCGGCGCGCAGCGCCGGGCCGCGACGCAACCGGCTGTCCTGCGGCAACCTGGCGCATGGGTTCGCCGGTTGCGGCGAGGAAGACAAGCAACGGCTGCGCGCCGGACGCGTGCCGAACATCGGCATCGTCACCGCCTATAACGACATGCTGTCTGCCCATCGCCCGTATGAGGACTACCCGGAGCTGATCCGGCGCGCCGCGCGCGACCGGGGTGCGACGGCCGAGGTGGCCGGTGGCGTGCCGGCGATGTGCGATGGTGTCACGCAGGGCCGCGCCGGCATGGAACTGTCGCTGTTCTCGCGCGATGTGATTGCGCTGGCCACGGGCGTTGCGCTCTCGCACGACATGTTCGACGCGGCGCTGTACCTGGGCATCTGCGACAAGATCGTGCCCGGCCTGCTGATCGCTGCCCTGCGCTTCGGCCATTTGCCGGCGGTGTTCGTGCCGGGTGGCCCGATGCCCAGCGGCGCCACCAACGACGAGAAGGCGCGGGTGCGCCAGCGCTATGCCGAAGGCAAGGCCAGCCGTGATGAACTCCTCGACGTGGAAGCACGCTCCTACCACGCGCCGGGTACCTGCACCTTCTACGGCACCGCCAATTCCAACCAGATGCTGATGGAGATCATGGGCCTGCAGCTGCCCGGCTCCAGCTTCGTGCATCCGGGAACGCCCCTGCGCGAGGCACTGACCATCGGCGCCGTCGATCGCGCGCTGGCCATGACTGCGCTGGGCGATCACTACCTGCCGATCGGCCACGTCGTGACCGAGAAGGCCATCGTCAATGGCGTGATCGGCCTGCACGCGACCGGTGGTTCCACCAATCACCTGATTCACCTGGTGGCGATTGCCCGTGCGGCGGCCATCGACCTGCGCCTGGAAGATTTCGACGCCCTCGCCGGTGCGGTGCCGCTGCTGGCGCGCGTGTATCCCAATGGCAGCGCTGACGTGAACCAGTTCCACGCGGCCGGCGGAATGGGGTTTCTCATCGCCCAGTTGCTCGACGCGGGATTGCTGCACGAGGATGTCCACACGATTGCCGGCGGCGGCATGACGCTGTATCGGGAAAGCCCGCTGCTCGATCGCGACGGCCGCTGTGTGTACGCGCCTTCGACGGGTGAAAGCCTCGATCTTTCCGTCCTGAGGCCGGTCGCGCAGCCCTTCCGTCCGGACGGCGGCCTGCGGCTCCTGCGTGGCAATCTCGGGCGTGCGGTGATCAAGGTCTCGGCGGTGCCGGAAGACCGGCACGTCATCGAGGCGCCGGCGCGCGTATTCGAAGAGCAGGAGTCGCTGCAGCGTGCGTTCGAGCGCGGCGAGCTCGATACGGATGTCGTCGCCGTCGTGCGGCACCAGGGGCCGCGCGCCAACGGCATGCCGGAGCTGCACAAGCTGACGCCTGCGCTGGGTGTACTGCAGTCGCGCGGATTCCGTGTCGCACTGGTCACCGATGGCCGCATGTCGGGGGCTTCGGGAAAGATCCCGGCGGCGATTCACCTTACTCCCGAAGCCGTGGATGGCGGCCCCATTGCGCGGATCCGCGACGGCGACCGCATCCGCCTGGATGTGCGGGCCGGCACCCTGGACGTGCTGGTCGATGCCGACGAGTGGCGCGGACGCGAGCCGGTGAGCCACGACGTCACGCCGCACCACCAGGGCCTGGGGCGCGAAATGTTCAGCGTGTTCCGCCGCAGCGTCGGTGCGGCCGATGAAGGTGCGTGCATCTTTGGAGAAATGGAATGAGCGACCTGGTCGAACAGAAGCAGGCGCAGGCCGAGGCCGTGCTGCGCCTGGCGCCGGTGGTCGCGGTGGTGGTGATCCGGCGGGTCGAACAGGCCGTGCCGCTGGCACGCGCGCTGGTTGCCGGCGGTATTCCCGCCGTGGAGATCACCCTGCGCACACCGGTCGCGCTGGAGGCGATCCGCGCCATCGCGACCGAGGTGGACGAGGCGTGGGTCGGCGCGGGGACCGTGCTGTCAGCGCAGGACCTGCATGCGGCGGCCCAGGCCGGTGCGCGATTTGCCGTTTCACCCGGACATTCTCCCCGCCTGCTGGCGGCAGCCGAGGACAGCGCGCTGCCGTACCTGCCGGGTGCCGCTACGGCCTCGGAAGCAATGACGCTGGCCGAGCGGGGCTATCGCCTGCAGAAGTTCTTTCCGGCGGTGCCCGCCGGTGGGGTGGACTATCTGCGTGCGCTGTCGGGCCCGTTGCCGTCCGTGCGCTTTTGCGCAACCGGCGGCATTGGTGCGGCAACGACCGCGGAGTGGCTGGCGCTGCCGAATGTCAT
This genomic stretch from Tahibacter amnicola harbors:
- a CDS encoding GntR family transcriptional regulator; amino-acid sequence: MSPNLLSTWKRLSDEPTSQRDLAWVRVRHLIERAIGDGDLNPGSALPSERDLAELLGLSRVTVRRAISALVHDGVLIQRHGAGTFVAGRIVKSFSRLTSFSDDLRARGMRPRSVFLERSVGEANPEETMALSLSPGARVCRIYRLRYAGDQPLAIERTAVPQSMLPDPQLVAASLYETLDKYGCRPQRALQRLRAVNFDAEQAAQLRVAVGAAGLLIERRSFLDDGRVVEFTCSWYRGDAYDFVAELTGDDAIARDR
- the zwf gene encoding glucose-6-phosphate dehydrogenase — encoded protein: MTVQATPVEPFDLVIFGGTGDLAARKLLPALFHRFVDGQIVPGSRIVGVARDALSDEEYRERVREAIGRSAGSAATDHAIDAFLPLVHYRPLDARRDAGWGEFADLLRSDSHRVNVYYLATSPEIFVAICDRLRDHGLNEGAVRVVVEKPIGRDLSSAAAINDAVGRCFAEHQIYRIDHYLGKETVQNLVALRFGNVLFEPLWNAENIDNVQITVAESIGVEWRAAFYDNAGALRDMVQNHLLQLLCLVAMEPPSSLAPDAVRDEKLKVLRSLRRIDESNVTQVSVRGQYRAGAANGGAVPGYLDEIGRGDSRTETFVALKAEVQNWRWAGVPFYLRTGKRLAERVSEIVITFRAIPHSIFDTGTGPIAPNRLVLRLQPDEGVKLWLMNKYPGPGGLRLRRVALDMSFAAAFGVRYPEAYERLLMDVVRGNPTLFMRRDEVEAAWAWTDPILRAWDALGDAPKSYTAGTWGPSAAVALIERDGRNWHEDAH
- the pgl gene encoding 6-phosphogluconolactonase, yielding MKMPTETRLAPLPQLALADTALIEHDYADSHSLADELAAAVANDLSDAIATRGRALLGLAGGTTPRQFLLRLGNKRLDWAKVDVTLVDERWVAEDDPRSNTRLLQETLFQGMARAARFTSLYTPLLQPENAEDIIAARIRSLALPYDVIVLGMGADGHVASLFPGGDNLARALDLGSDRLVTAMRAPGASEPRMSLTLSTLLAADSLYLHIEGRTKREVLAQALAPGAHAAQWPVRGLMQRRGEPGRIYWCP
- the edd gene encoding phosphogluconate dehydratase; translated protein: MALHPVVEHVTRHIVERSRPTRERYLERIEAARSAGPRRNRLSCGNLAHGFAGCGEEDKQRLRAGRVPNIGIVTAYNDMLSAHRPYEDYPELIRRAARDRGATAEVAGGVPAMCDGVTQGRAGMELSLFSRDVIALATGVALSHDMFDAALYLGICDKIVPGLLIAALRFGHLPAVFVPGGPMPSGATNDEKARVRQRYAEGKASRDELLDVEARSYHAPGTCTFYGTANSNQMLMEIMGLQLPGSSFVHPGTPLREALTIGAVDRALAMTALGDHYLPIGHVVTEKAIVNGVIGLHATGGSTNHLIHLVAIARAAAIDLRLEDFDALAGAVPLLARVYPNGSADVNQFHAAGGMGFLIAQLLDAGLLHEDVHTIAGGGMTLYRESPLLDRDGRCVYAPSTGESLDLSVLRPVAQPFRPDGGLRLLRGNLGRAVIKVSAVPEDRHVIEAPARVFEEQESLQRAFERGELDTDVVAVVRHQGPRANGMPELHKLTPALGVLQSRGFRVALVTDGRMSGASGKIPAAIHLTPEAVDGGPIARIRDGDRIRLDVRAGTLDVLVDADEWRGREPVSHDVTPHHQGLGREMFSVFRRSVGAADEGACIFGEME
- the eda gene encoding bifunctional 4-hydroxy-2-oxoglutarate aldolase/2-dehydro-3-deoxy-phosphogluconate aldolase, with amino-acid sequence MSDLVEQKQAQAEAVLRLAPVVAVVVIRRVEQAVPLARALVAGGIPAVEITLRTPVALEAIRAIATEVDEAWVGAGTVLSAQDLHAAAQAGARFAVSPGHSPRLLAAAEDSALPYLPGAATASEAMTLAERGYRLQKFFPAVPAGGVDYLRALSGPLPSVRFCATGGIGAATTAEWLALPNVIAVGGSWLTPPDLVEMENWPAIAALAREASVLRA